One window of Paenibacillus sp. FSL K6-3182 genomic DNA carries:
- a CDS encoding D-alanine--D-alanine ligase family protein: MQTKLYVLYGGKSVEHEVSLKTAYTVIQSIDNSKFEVFPIYITREGLWCSPDKLNQEGLQLNDLIALPKHRSEAESIGQVLMSQFALPGKKVVLPLLHGSYGEDGTVQGMLELLNVPYVGNGVLSSALTLDKAISKQLLAQAGIHQVDYRVYRYDQWLEDHSKVLQKAEDTIGYPCYVKPASLGSSIGISRCHDKQELVAGITEAFKYDNKIVLEREVIGREIQVAVMGNEKPLASLPGEFIHDHVFFDFESKYMDKQLKMSIPAHLSEEITSQIRQLAIKAYHTHNCSGLARVDFFLDGKGQLYLNEINALPGFTNYSMYPVMWERTNGTRYSELVEKLIDYAIMRHAEKQSIQYTR, from the coding sequence ATGCAAACAAAACTCTATGTCCTATACGGCGGCAAATCCGTCGAGCATGAGGTTTCATTAAAAACAGCATACACCGTTATTCAATCCATAGATAATTCTAAATTTGAAGTATTCCCCATTTACATTACGCGAGAAGGACTATGGTGTTCGCCTGACAAGTTAAATCAAGAAGGACTTCAATTAAACGATCTTATAGCTTTGCCCAAGCATAGGAGTGAAGCCGAGTCCATCGGACAGGTTTTAATGAGTCAATTCGCATTGCCAGGAAAAAAAGTTGTCTTGCCGCTGCTGCATGGCTCATATGGAGAGGATGGAACCGTACAAGGGATGTTGGAATTGCTTAATGTTCCTTATGTTGGGAATGGCGTATTGTCCTCTGCACTTACACTGGACAAAGCCATCTCAAAGCAGCTATTAGCGCAAGCTGGCATTCATCAGGTCGACTACCGTGTATATCGATATGATCAATGGCTGGAAGATCATTCAAAGGTACTTCAAAAGGCAGAAGATACCATTGGTTATCCTTGTTATGTTAAGCCTGCCTCACTGGGATCAAGCATCGGCATCAGCAGATGCCACGACAAACAAGAGCTGGTTGCCGGCATTACCGAAGCATTTAAGTATGACAACAAAATTGTGCTTGAGCGTGAAGTGATAGGCAGAGAAATTCAAGTGGCTGTTATGGGCAATGAGAAGCCGCTTGCATCACTGCCAGGCGAATTCATCCATGACCATGTCTTCTTTGATTTCGAGTCCAAATACATGGATAAGCAGCTAAAGATGTCGATTCCAGCGCATCTATCCGAAGAAATCACGTCGCAAATTAGGCAACTAGCCATCAAAGCTTACCATACTCATAACTGCTCGGGTCTTGCACGGGTAGACTTTTTCTTAGATGGCAAGGGACAGTTGTATTTGAATGAAATCAATGCACTGCCTGGCTTTACGAATTACAGCATGTATCCGGTCATGTGGGAGCGGACGAATGGAACTCGATATTCGGAGCTTGTCGAGAAATTAATTGATTATGCTATCATGCGTCATGCTGAAAAACAATCGATTCAGTACACGAGGTGA
- a CDS encoding VWA domain-containing protein has translation MSDNEHFEQLKRWRLILGHSANDKLSDMANGQELLDSELSLMDQALAAIYDETTEIMTDKPQKSGGRSASLGASSPKLTKWLGDVRSFFPSDIVSVIQADAIERKGLTQLLFEPETLSQVKPDIRMVATLIALKGRIPEKTKETARLLVREVIDEILARLEHEIRRAVTGALNRRKHSPLPSMTGLDWKTTIRRNLKHYDLDSQKLIPERFYFFERARRSKEWTVILDIDQSGSMADSVIYASIIGSIFASLPALDTHVVAFDTEVADLSEQCANDPVDMLFGIQLGGGTDINKSVQYCEQFISDPKKTLFILISDLYEGGNQASLIRRMENMRQSGVSVICLLALSDSGVPSYDAALAKKLSTFGIPCFGCTPDRLPELIAGALQGRDLQELASAIDPAGK, from the coding sequence ATGAGCGATAATGAGCATTTCGAACAATTAAAGCGTTGGCGCCTCATTTTGGGACATTCTGCAAACGACAAGCTATCTGACATGGCGAATGGTCAGGAATTGCTCGATAGTGAGCTGAGCTTGATGGATCAAGCTCTTGCAGCCATTTATGATGAAACAACTGAGATTATGACGGACAAACCCCAAAAAAGCGGTGGTCGTTCAGCTAGTCTTGGCGCATCATCGCCCAAATTAACCAAATGGCTAGGTGATGTTCGCAGTTTCTTTCCATCTGATATTGTATCGGTCATTCAAGCGGATGCCATCGAGCGGAAGGGCTTGACACAGCTGTTGTTCGAGCCGGAGACGCTAAGTCAGGTGAAGCCTGATATTAGGATGGTTGCGACACTCATTGCGTTAAAAGGCCGTATCCCTGAGAAAACAAAAGAAACAGCAAGATTACTCGTTCGCGAGGTCATCGATGAAATTTTAGCTCGCTTGGAGCATGAAATTCGGCGAGCCGTTACAGGCGCTTTGAACCGAAGAAAGCATTCACCGCTGCCTTCGATGACAGGGCTGGATTGGAAAACGACAATCCGCAGAAATTTAAAGCATTATGATTTGGATAGCCAAAAGCTTATTCCAGAACGTTTTTATTTTTTTGAACGCGCTCGGCGCAGTAAGGAATGGACCGTTATTCTCGATATCGATCAGAGTGGTTCCATGGCGGATTCGGTCATTTATGCTTCTATTATTGGTTCTATTTTTGCGAGCTTGCCTGCCTTGGATACACATGTTGTCGCTTTCGATACTGAGGTTGCTGATTTAAGTGAGCAATGCGCCAATGATCCAGTCGATATGTTGTTTGGCATTCAGCTCGGCGGCGGCACAGACATTAACAAATCGGTTCAATATTGCGAGCAGTTTATTAGTGACCCAAAGAAGACATTGTTTATTCTCATTTCAGATCTCTATGAAGGCGGCAACCAAGCATCACTTATCAGAAGGATGGAAAATATGCGGCAATCCGGCGTTAGCGTAATTTGCTTGTTAGCCTTGTCGGATAGCGGAGTTCCTTCTTATGACGCTGCGCTTGCAAAGAAGCTCTCCACATTTGGCATTCCATGCTTCGGCTGTACGCCGGACCGGCTTCCAGAGTTGATTGCAGGTGCACTGCAAGGGCGAGATTTACAGGAGCTTGCTAGCGCAATTGATCCAGCGGGCAAATAA
- a CDS encoding DUF5682 family protein, protein MSTAAVSNYGVHLFGVRHLSPTGAFHLQTFLKEVKPLLVLVEGPSDATELISQITLKGVKPPIAILAYTDQLPIRTLVFPLAEYSPEYQAFVWAARNGVEARFIDLPSDISVSLHLKLSAASEKEDYAEGARSHREQINDRYEQVAISAGESDYETYWERSFEHSSEPNTYRHAIHAFSSEMRQLSETDERIYTPLEAAHNEIREAYMRARIAEAIEGGIPAERIVVVTGAYHVSALEAELDGMTEQEAAALPKIQTKLTLMPYSYYKLSSHSGYGAGNAAPSYFELAWQCLVSGDLGKLSSAYLATIAGYMRQSGNFRSAASVIEAVRLAESLASLHGGRLPTLRDLQDAAITCLGYGELSIVADALARTNIGTAIGALPDGISQTPIQEDLNRNLKSLKLEKYKTTVATDLELDLRENRRVKSEDAAFLDLRRSFFLERLQLLSISFAKKRAVKQDGATWAEHWVLCWTPEAEIEIVESIMKGETIELAAAFSIKESLAQSTNILNAAALVKAAWQCGLPASMEDARRTLQELAVESGDYTQIAGTLRELSILVQFGDVRKMNTDVLVPLLQQLFLRGTLLLVDSSICSDDAAANMASAIIDMHTVSQQHFEVVDDERWVQQLEELAYRDDRNAKLSGLAFALLLERNLIDHERLAREVSRRLSPGIPADIGAGWFEGMSLRNRYVLLSRRQLWEQLDLYTRSLDDEQFRRSLVFLRRAFSSFEAREKNAIAQLLGDVWGFGSIEAADVLQRPLSSEEQQKIDELNEFDFGDL, encoded by the coding sequence GTGAGTACGGCTGCCGTATCCAATTACGGCGTTCATTTGTTCGGCGTACGGCATCTCTCACCGACCGGGGCATTTCATCTGCAAACTTTTCTTAAAGAAGTTAAGCCGCTGCTGGTACTCGTAGAAGGGCCATCGGATGCAACGGAGCTCATTAGTCAAATCACATTAAAGGGTGTAAAGCCGCCCATTGCCATATTAGCATATACCGATCAATTGCCAATCCGTACGCTTGTTTTTCCGTTAGCGGAGTATTCCCCTGAGTATCAAGCATTCGTATGGGCAGCTAGAAATGGGGTTGAAGCCAGATTTATCGATTTGCCGTCTGATATATCGGTTAGCCTTCACTTGAAATTAAGTGCTGCTAGTGAAAAAGAAGATTATGCCGAAGGTGCCCGCTCGCATCGTGAACAAATCAATGATCGTTATGAGCAAGTGGCTATATCAGCGGGAGAATCCGATTACGAAACCTATTGGGAACGTTCGTTTGAACATAGCAGCGAGCCTAATACCTACCGCCATGCTATTCATGCCTTTTCAAGTGAGATGAGGCAGCTATCTGAGACGGATGAACGGATATATACACCGCTAGAGGCCGCTCATAATGAAATTCGCGAAGCTTACATGCGTGCACGAATTGCTGAGGCGATAGAAGGAGGCATTCCAGCAGAGCGAATTGTAGTTGTTACCGGAGCGTATCATGTATCAGCACTCGAAGCGGAATTGGATGGCATGACTGAGCAAGAAGCAGCAGCATTGCCTAAGATTCAGACCAAGCTGACGCTTATGCCCTATTCGTATTATAAGTTATCCAGTCATTCAGGCTATGGAGCGGGTAACGCGGCACCGTCCTATTTTGAGCTTGCTTGGCAATGTTTAGTCAGTGGTGACCTTGGAAAGTTGTCTTCCGCTTATCTAGCAACGATTGCAGGTTATATGCGGCAGAGCGGGAATTTCCGTTCCGCAGCTTCCGTTATCGAAGCAGTAAGACTAGCTGAATCACTGGCATCCCTGCACGGAGGAAGATTGCCGACGCTGCGTGATCTTCAAGATGCCGCCATTACTTGTCTTGGATATGGCGAGCTTTCGATTGTAGCAGATGCGCTTGCAAGAACGAATATTGGTACTGCTATTGGTGCTTTGCCCGACGGAATCAGCCAAACTCCTATTCAAGAGGATCTTAATCGAAACTTGAAATCGTTAAAACTGGAAAAATATAAAACGACGGTAGCAACTGACCTTGAGCTGGATCTACGAGAGAACAGAAGAGTGAAATCCGAGGATGCTGCTTTTCTTGATTTAAGAAGATCTTTTTTTCTTGAGCGTCTTCAGCTCCTATCGATTAGCTTTGCTAAGAAACGCGCAGTCAAGCAGGACGGCGCAACATGGGCAGAACACTGGGTGCTCTGCTGGACGCCAGAAGCCGAGATTGAGATCGTTGAGTCCATCATGAAAGGGGAGACGATCGAACTCGCAGCTGCTTTCTCCATTAAGGAGTCTTTAGCGCAGAGCACTAACATATTAAACGCTGCGGCGCTCGTTAAGGCAGCATGGCAATGCGGGCTGCCCGCATCTATGGAAGATGCGCGTCGCACACTGCAAGAGCTGGCAGTTGAATCTGGTGACTATACTCAAATCGCAGGGACACTTCGTGAATTATCTATTCTCGTACAATTTGGCGATGTTCGAAAAATGAATACGGATGTGTTAGTACCTCTTCTTCAACAGCTTTTCTTAAGAGGTACGCTGCTCCTTGTTGATTCGTCGATTTGCAGTGACGATGCCGCGGCAAATATGGCTTCAGCGATCATCGATATGCATACTGTATCACAGCAGCACTTTGAGGTGGTGGATGACGAGCGATGGGTACAGCAACTAGAGGAGCTTGCTTATCGCGATGATCGGAATGCTAAACTGTCAGGTCTAGCATTCGCTTTGCTGCTTGAGCGAAACCTAATCGATCATGAACGGTTAGCACGAGAGGTGTCGAGACGATTATCCCCGGGGATACCTGCTGATATTGGAGCTGGCTGGTTTGAAGGCATGTCACTCCGCAATCGTTACGTGCTGCTGTCTCGGAGGCAGTTATGGGAACAGCTCGACCTTTATACAAGATCGCTTGATGATGAGCAGTTCAGACGATCGCTTGTTTTTCTTAGAAGAGCTTTTTCATCCTTCGAAGCTAGAGAAAAAAACGCGATTGCGCAATTATTAGGTGATGTATGGGGATTTGGATCCATAGAGGCGGCCGATGTATTGCAGCGGCCACTGAGCAGTGAGGAGCAACAAAAAATAGATGAGCTCAATGAGTTCGACTTTGGAGACTTATAA
- a CDS encoding AAA family ATPase, protein MDQKQTILRLPAEQLYAHELEALKKHDTGEKPAGWQLSPRAVLTFITGGRAGKVDITPKYIGHTRLVEIAIATLLTDRALLLIGEPGTAKSWLSENLTAAIHGDSSKVIQGTAGTSEEQVRYSWNYAMLLANGPSEEALVKSPIYRAMEAGGISRFEEISRCASEVQDALISILSEKTISVPELGRDIPAARGFSIIATANTRDRGVNDMSAALKRRFNIVVLPAPSDLDTEVAIVRKRVSEIASNYRLGEAVPEEEAVRKVVTIFRELRSGMTLDGKEKLKQPSGAISTAEAISLLINSMALASSFGDGQVAEEDLAAGLLGAVVKDESKDDAVWKEYLENVMKKRGAEWRGLYRACRELSS, encoded by the coding sequence ATGGATCAAAAACAAACTATCTTAAGGCTGCCTGCAGAGCAGTTATATGCACATGAACTCGAAGCACTGAAGAAACATGACACTGGGGAGAAACCGGCAGGCTGGCAGCTGTCACCACGGGCTGTATTAACTTTTATTACAGGTGGCCGAGCTGGCAAGGTAGATATTACGCCAAAATACATTGGTCACACAAGACTCGTTGAAATTGCGATTGCGACACTGCTTACTGACCGAGCCTTATTGCTTATAGGTGAGCCGGGAACAGCAAAGTCATGGCTCTCGGAAAATTTGACGGCGGCCATTCATGGCGATTCATCTAAGGTTATTCAAGGAACCGCTGGTACAAGTGAAGAACAGGTACGATACTCATGGAATTATGCAATGCTTCTTGCTAATGGTCCGTCCGAGGAAGCGCTTGTCAAAAGTCCGATCTATCGTGCAATGGAGGCAGGAGGCATTTCACGGTTTGAAGAAATATCACGCTGCGCTTCAGAGGTACAGGATGCTTTGATTTCCATTTTATCGGAGAAGACGATTTCTGTACCTGAGCTAGGAAGAGATATTCCAGCTGCAAGAGGTTTCTCCATTATTGCAACCGCAAATACGCGTGACCGCGGTGTCAACGATATGTCCGCCGCTTTGAAGCGGCGTTTCAACATCGTTGTGCTGCCGGCACCATCAGATTTGGATACGGAAGTAGCCATTGTGCGCAAACGGGTAAGCGAGATTGCTTCCAATTATCGGCTCGGTGAGGCTGTTCCTGAGGAGGAAGCTGTACGTAAGGTTGTGACCATTTTCCGCGAGCTGCGCAGCGGGATGACACTAGATGGCAAAGAGAAGCTGAAGCAGCCAAGTGGTGCAATCTCAACTGCGGAAGCAATATCCTTGCTTATTAATAGTATGGCGCTGGCAAGCAGCTTTGGGGATGGGCAGGTTGCTGAGGAGGACCTTGCTGCCGGTCTGCTTGGAGCTGTCGTTAAGGATGAATCAAAAGATGATGCGGTGTGGAAGGAATATTTGGAAAATGTGATGAAAAAACGGGGAGCCGAGTGGCGAGGGCTATATCGTGCTTGCCGTGAGCTGAGTTCGTGA
- a CDS encoding SWIM zinc finger family protein, with protein MTHLTEAFIDAMAPNAGAIKNGNDLVRKNSFQKLCRTEDGLLLFGECKGSGKEPYSCSVDFVKAEQPVFRCSCPSRQFPCKHILGLLYAYAGGKAFSTEEIPADIADKREKADKREEKKKEAAAIPAGTETKRKVNKNALIKKLASQLEGVELVHKLVQQIVQSGLASLDKRSLHMHEEQAKQLGNHYIPGLQAAFREILVLVGSSENPETIYSEVCEQLAAMHALIKRSRDYLKARMEDSSIPMDISSPLEEKIGHAWQLAELREHGLLREAAELVQLSFRSYSDEARGEHVDEGYWLQLQDGEIVITRSYRPFRAAKHMKEEDSCFMVVQTKELFAYPGDLNKRVRWEEMTMRELIPSDRVVIHSYAERSYSAAVKTVKNQLKNPLADRNPVMLLHAAQVANSEGGYVLVDEQGARLPLDAISRLNHPTLPLLRNLDKELLANVAVLVMFEDRLAEGRLLAQPLALITEQEMIRLFY; from the coding sequence ATGACCCATCTTACTGAAGCTTTCATCGATGCAATGGCACCCAATGCGGGAGCAATCAAAAACGGTAACGATCTCGTACGCAAAAACAGCTTTCAGAAGTTATGCCGTACGGAAGACGGGTTGTTGCTATTTGGGGAATGTAAGGGAAGCGGCAAAGAGCCCTATAGCTGCTCCGTTGACTTCGTAAAAGCCGAACAACCTGTATTTCGCTGCTCCTGTCCAAGCCGTCAATTTCCATGCAAACATATATTAGGACTTTTGTATGCATATGCTGGAGGAAAGGCTTTTTCAACGGAAGAGATACCTGCGGATATTGCAGATAAGCGCGAGAAAGCGGACAAGCGTGAAGAGAAAAAGAAGGAAGCTGCCGCGATTCCAGCAGGTACAGAGACTAAACGCAAGGTTAACAAAAACGCTCTTATCAAGAAACTCGCTTCACAGCTTGAAGGGGTCGAGCTCGTTCACAAGCTTGTGCAGCAAATCGTGCAAAGTGGTTTAGCTTCGTTGGATAAACGCTCTCTTCATATGCATGAGGAGCAAGCAAAACAGCTTGGCAATCACTACATACCCGGGCTCCAAGCAGCATTTCGAGAGATATTGGTTTTAGTAGGCTCAAGTGAGAATCCGGAGACGATTTATTCGGAGGTTTGTGAACAGCTAGCTGCTATGCATGCTTTAATTAAGCGCAGCCGGGATTATTTGAAGGCGCGAATGGAAGATTCGAGCATCCCAATGGATATCTCAAGCCCACTTGAAGAAAAAATTGGCCATGCATGGCAGTTAGCTGAGCTGCGTGAGCATGGACTTCTCCGTGAAGCAGCTGAGCTTGTACAGCTTTCTTTTCGCTCCTATTCCGACGAAGCACGCGGTGAGCATGTGGATGAAGGATATTGGCTGCAGCTTCAAGATGGAGAAATCGTTATCACACGCAGCTATCGGCCTTTCCGTGCAGCCAAACATATGAAGGAAGAGGATAGCTGCTTTATGGTCGTCCAAACGAAGGAGTTATTCGCTTATCCAGGCGATTTGAATAAACGGGTTCGCTGGGAAGAGATGACCATGCGTGAATTGATACCAAGTGATCGTGTTGTTATTCATTCATATGCAGAGCGATCCTATTCAGCGGCAGTAAAAACGGTGAAAAATCAGCTCAAAAATCCATTAGCAGACCGCAACCCGGTCATGCTGCTTCATGCTGCTCAGGTGGCAAATTCGGAAGGCGGATATGTTCTAGTTGATGAGCAAGGAGCTAGGCTTCCACTTGATGCCATCTCAAGGCTGAATCATCCTACATTGCCTTTACTCCGTAATTTAGATAAAGAGCTGCTTGCAAATGTGGCGGTACTTGTCATGTTCGAGGATCGTCTCGCAGAAGGAAGGCTGCTGGCACAGCCTCTGGCTCTAATTACCGAACAAGAAATGATCCGCTTATTCTATTAA
- a CDS encoding aldo/keto reductase, producing the protein MPYAADSSRYSDMLYKRAGKSGIKLPAISLGLWQNFGGNQPLENSRAMLLKAFDLGINHFDLANNYGPPAGSAEETFGAVYKKDLAPYRDELLISTKAGYYMWEGPYGEWGSRKNLLSSLDRSLTRMGLDYVDIFYSHRPDPETPLEETMGALDHAVRQGKALYVGLSNYSAEQTSAAVKILKQLGTPCLIHQPNYSMLNRWIEDGLQDVLSENGIGSIAYCPLGRGQLTNKYVDKIEAESSAASSAMKPEAITAERVQKFRSLEQLAARRGQTLSQLALTWALREGGVTSALIGVSRVSQIEENVKALESASLSTEELAQIDAIMHNIGDIPW; encoded by the coding sequence ATGCCTTATGCTGCTGATTCATCACGTTATTCCGATATGTTATATAAACGCGCAGGCAAAAGTGGAATTAAGCTGCCTGCGATATCCCTTGGTCTATGGCAAAATTTCGGCGGCAATCAACCGCTTGAAAACTCACGTGCGATGCTTTTAAAAGCGTTCGATCTCGGCATTAATCATTTTGACCTAGCAAACAACTATGGACCGCCTGCCGGTTCTGCTGAAGAAACGTTCGGAGCTGTATATAAGAAGGATTTGGCTCCCTATCGCGATGAGCTTCTAATTTCTACAAAAGCGGGCTATTACATGTGGGAAGGTCCCTACGGCGAATGGGGCTCACGTAAAAATTTGCTGTCCAGCTTGGATCGCAGCTTAACGAGAATGGGACTTGATTATGTCGATATATTTTATTCCCATCGTCCTGATCCAGAAACTCCGCTTGAGGAAACAATGGGCGCGTTAGATCATGCAGTAAGACAGGGTAAAGCTTTGTATGTTGGTTTATCCAACTACAGTGCAGAGCAGACAAGCGCTGCTGTGAAAATTTTGAAACAGCTAGGGACGCCTTGCCTGATTCATCAGCCTAATTACTCAATGCTGAACCGTTGGATTGAAGACGGTTTGCAGGATGTACTTTCTGAGAATGGCATAGGCTCGATCGCTTATTGCCCGCTTGGAAGAGGACAGCTGACGAATAAATATGTCGATAAAATCGAAGCGGAATCGAGTGCAGCTTCCAGCGCGATGAAACCAGAAGCGATCACGGCAGAGCGGGTTCAAAAATTCCGCAGCCTAGAGCAGCTAGCGGCAAGAAGGGGACAAACCTTATCCCAATTGGCATTAACATGGGCTTTGCGTGAAGGTGGAGTTACCTCAGCATTAATTGGTGTCAGCCGTGTAAGCCAGATTGAAGAGAATGTAAAGGCACTGGAAAGTGCTTCGCTGTCTACTGAAGAATTAGCCCAGATCGACGCTATTATGCACAATATTGGAGATATTCCATGGTAA
- a CDS encoding AraC family transcriptional regulator has product MCEHYDLVYYYHGKQFCEAGYSWGPGVKDHYKILFIHEGKGTYQINGKTYALKKGQGFMVFPNTICHMKADLQDPWVYSWIAFQGTCVDGLLEQVHLSKTAPSFSYAPANWFEPWLEQFNDAGELEKNSGLVVHSLLYRLISDWIDMLTAPNQIGYLPKAKDVYVRKAIDYIKMNYYTKVSITELAKLIGIDRIYLSALFKEVVNQSPQTYLLHYRMAKACDLMNNQQLSVSDISHSVGYSDPLLFSKMFKKVKGISPSHYRKEIV; this is encoded by the coding sequence ATGTGCGAGCATTATGATCTGGTCTATTATTATCACGGGAAGCAGTTCTGCGAAGCTGGCTATAGCTGGGGACCCGGCGTTAAGGATCATTACAAAATTTTATTTATTCATGAAGGCAAAGGCACCTATCAGATTAACGGAAAAACATATGCCTTAAAAAAAGGACAAGGCTTTATGGTATTTCCAAATACGATATGCCATATGAAGGCGGATCTTCAAGATCCGTGGGTCTATTCGTGGATTGCTTTTCAAGGAACATGTGTTGACGGTTTACTTGAACAGGTCCACTTAAGCAAAACGGCCCCTTCTTTCTCGTACGCTCCAGCAAATTGGTTTGAGCCTTGGTTAGAACAGTTTAATGATGCTGGGGAGCTTGAGAAAAACAGCGGTCTTGTCGTGCATAGCCTGCTCTATCGCCTTATTTCGGATTGGATCGATATGTTGACTGCGCCTAATCAAATTGGTTATTTGCCTAAAGCAAAGGATGTTTATGTTCGCAAAGCGATCGATTATATCAAAATGAATTACTACACCAAAGTAAGCATTACTGAGCTGGCCAAGCTCATTGGCATAGACCGCATATACTTATCCGCCTTATTTAAGGAAGTTGTAAATCAATCGCCGCAAACCTACTTATTGCATTATCGAATGGCTAAAGCTTGTGATCTCATGAACAATCAACAGCTTTCGGTATCTGATATTTCCCACTCCGTCGGCTATAGCGACCCTCTTCTCTTCTCGAAAATGTTCAAAAAAGTGAAAGGGATATCTCCCAGTCATTATCGCAAAGAAATTGTCTAA
- a CDS encoding GNAT family N-acetyltransferase: METKRITTDEQLEEAYLIRKTVFVKEQGVAEEVELDEYDAIADHVLVYYENVPVGTGRVRIVDDMAKIERICVLASHRMHKLGKAIMDELELIAREKGLKKAKLHGQVQAAAFYEKQGYEVASTIFMEENIPHVKMVKDLSH, encoded by the coding sequence ATGGAAACAAAACGGATTACGACAGATGAGCAATTGGAAGAGGCGTACCTGATTCGAAAAACAGTCTTCGTCAAAGAGCAAGGTGTTGCGGAGGAAGTAGAGCTTGATGAATACGATGCAATCGCTGATCATGTTCTTGTATATTACGAGAATGTACCTGTTGGAACGGGCAGAGTGCGGATCGTCGATGATATGGCAAAAATAGAGCGGATTTGCGTTTTGGCTTCACACCGCATGCATAAACTAGGCAAAGCAATTATGGACGAGCTTGAGTTGATCGCGCGTGAAAAGGGGCTTAAGAAAGCGAAGCTGCATGGACAAGTTCAAGCAGCAGCTTTTTATGAGAAGCAAGGTTATGAAGTAGCATCCACCATCTTTATGGAAGAGAATATCCCGCATGTTAAGATGGTTAAAGATTTATCACATTAA
- a CDS encoding HAMP domain-containing sensor histidine kinase, with product MKNNVNTLLNGLRSIRGLMLWVPVLSFSLAVLFIVGLDHFTRTQFGFILDNFLSLPLFFGIFIFIFFVFTRGVVNYFKEITYGLNKIASGDLEYRVPLNRQDQLGSVAQNINHMAQQLQTQLERERKLEQSKMELITHVSHDLRTPLTSIIGYLDLLKSHAFQNPSEQERFIDNAFHKTQQLKKLIDDLFEYTRLTGGDQDFIKQSVDINKLVEQLIIEFEPVAAEQGIIVVKSFCARPVCVESDTQKIVRAIDNLLINALKYSIKPSVITVKATALNDIFRLTIENEGAPINPHEEAQLFDRFFKRESHDIRSSMPAGTGLGLTIAKQIVEMHGGEIGVVHDNGYYIFWIEMPISFG from the coding sequence TTGAAAAATAATGTTAACACTCTGTTAAATGGACTGCGCAGCATACGTGGACTTATGCTGTGGGTGCCAGTCCTTAGCTTTTCCCTCGCCGTGCTCTTTATCGTAGGATTGGATCATTTTACTCGCACACAGTTTGGGTTTATACTTGATAATTTCTTATCGCTGCCTTTATTTTTCGGTATATTTATTTTTATCTTCTTTGTATTTACACGCGGTGTTGTCAATTATTTCAAAGAAATAACATATGGTTTAAATAAAATAGCCAGCGGAGATCTAGAATACCGTGTTCCGCTAAATAGGCAGGATCAATTGGGCAGCGTTGCTCAAAATATTAATCACATGGCACAGCAGCTGCAAACGCAGCTAGAGCGTGAACGAAAGCTGGAACAGTCGAAGATGGAGCTTATCACACATGTTTCGCATGATTTGCGGACTCCGCTTACAAGCATTATCGGTTATTTGGACTTATTGAAATCGCATGCTTTTCAAAATCCAAGTGAACAAGAGCGATTTATAGACAATGCTTTCCACAAGACGCAGCAGCTTAAGAAATTGATCGATGATTTGTTTGAATATACACGTCTGACTGGCGGAGATCAAGATTTCATTAAGCAATCCGTAGATATCAACAAACTAGTAGAGCAGCTTATTATTGAATTTGAGCCTGTTGCTGCCGAGCAGGGAATCATTGTGGTGAAAAGCTTTTGTGCAAGACCGGTCTGCGTCGAGAGTGATACGCAGAAAATAGTCAGAGCAATTGACAATCTTTTAATCAATGCGCTCAAATATTCGATCAAACCGAGTGTGATTACGGTAAAAGCAACCGCATTGAACGATATATTTAGGCTAACCATTGAAAATGAAGGAGCACCGATTAATCCTCATGAGGAAGCACAATTGTTTGATCGTTTTTTTAAGCGGGAGTCGCATGATATTCGCAGCTCTATGCCAGCTGGTACAGGTCTTGGACTTACCATTGCCAAACAAATAGTAGAGATGCACGGAGGAGAAATCGGTGTTGTTCATGACAACGGCTATTATATTTTTTGGATTGAGATGCCGATAAGTTTTGGCTAA